A single region of the Vicia villosa cultivar HV-30 ecotype Madison, WI linkage group LG4, Vvil1.0, whole genome shotgun sequence genome encodes:
- the LOC131595348 gene encoding sodium/hydrogen exchanger 6, which produces MGSENEISPADARKAPGKEQQAAGVGILLQIMMLVLSFVLGHVLRRKKIYIIPEASASLLIGLIVGVLANISDTETNIRAWFNFHEEFFFLFLLPPIIFQSGFSLAPKPFFSNFGAIVTFAIFGTFLASVVTGVLVYLGGLLFLMYKLPFVECLMFGALISATDPVTVLSIFQELGTDVNLYALVFGESVLNDAMAISLYRTMSLVKNNPTGQNFFMVVVRFLETFVGSMSAGVGVGFTSALLFKYAGLDVDNLQNLESCLFVLFPYFSYMLAEGLGLSGIVSILFTGIVMKHYAYSNLSRSSQRFVSAFFELISSLAETFIFIYMGFDIAMEQHSWSHVGFIFFSIIFIIVARAANVFSCAYLVNLVRPAHQQIPPKYQKALWYSGLRGAMAFALALQSVHDLPEGHGQTIFTATTAIVVLTVLLIGGSTGTMLEALDVVGGEDHNDNSLAAVGPITNYEEDNGYIAPSYDDESSSSGNKIKMKLKEFHKSAASFTALDRNYLTPFFTSNNGEDDEEAQPFTSRSSFTSSRSGFHGQSPYSPS; this is translated from the exons ATGGGCTCGGAGAATGAAATTTCTCCGGCCGATGCTCGTAAGGCTCCCGGCAAGGAACAACAAGCCGCCGGCGTCGGAATTCTTCTTCAGATCATGATGTTGGTCTTGTCCTTCGTTCTCGGTCACGTTCTCCGTCGTAAGAAGATTTACATCATTCCTGAAGCCAGTGCTTCTCTTCTCATAG GGTTAATTGTTGGTGTTTTAGCTAACATTTCAGATACTGAAACTAATATCag GGCTTGGTTCAATTTTCATGAGGAGTTTTTTTTCCTGTTCCTGTTACCTCCGATCATATT TCAGTCTGGTTTCAGTCTTGCACCT AAACCATTTTTCTCAAATTTTGGTGCAATTGTGACATTTGCTATATTTGGTACCTTTCTTGCTTCAGTTGTGACGGGTGTCTTGGT TTATCTTGGTGGGTTGCTCTTCCTTATGTATAAACTACCTTTTGTTGAGTGCCTGATGTTTGGCGCCCTTATATCGGCAACCGATCCTGTTACGGTTTTGTCCATATTTCAG GAGCTAGGCACTGATGTCAATCTATATGCTTTGGTTTTTGGAGAAtctgttttgaatgatgca ATGGCAATATCTCTGTACAG GACAATGTCATTGGTTAAAAATAATCCAACTGGACAGAATTTCTTCATGGTGGTTGTTAGATTCTTGGAGACTTTTGTTGGGTCTATGTCTGCAG GGGTTGGAGTTGGGTTTACATCTGCTTTA CTATTTAAGTATGCAGGCTTGGATGTTGACAA CCTTCAGAATTTGGAGAGCTGTCTTTTTGTTCTCTTCCCATATTTCTC GTACATGCTGGCTGAAGGCCTTGGTCTGTCTGGTATCGTATCAATATTATTCACAGGAATT GTCATGAAGCACTATGCGTATTCAAATTTGTCACGAAGTTCTCAAAGATTTGTCTCTGCATTTTTTGAATTGATATCATCATTAGCAGAAACATTTAT ATTTATATATATGGGCTTTGACATTGCTATGGAACAACATAGCTGGTCTCATGTTGGATTTATATTCTTCTCCATT ATATTCATTATAGTTGCAAG AGCTGCAAATGTCTTTTCTTGTGCTTACCTGGTCAATCTTGTGAGACCTGCACATCAACAGATacctccaaaataccaaaaagcACTTTGGTATAGTG GACTTCGAGGGGCAATGGCCTTTGCCCTTGCTCTGCAATCAGTTCATGATCTTCCAGAAGGACATGGACAGACCATCTTCACTGCAACTACAGCAATCGTTGTTTTGACG gTATTGCTGATTGGTGGTTCAACAGGTACCATGCTGGAAGCTCTAGATGTCGTCGGTGGTGAAGATCACAATGATAACTCTTTGGCTGCAGTTGGTCCCATCACA AATTATGAGGAGGACAATGGTTATATTGCTCCTTCATATGATGACGAATCATCGTCATCTGGGAACAAAATAAAGATGAAGCTAAAAGAATTCCACAAGAG TGCTGCATCTTTTACAGCATTAGATAGAAACTACCTTACCCCATTCTTTACAAGCAATAATGGAGAAGACGATGAAGAAG